A genomic segment from Mus caroli chromosome 17, CAROLI_EIJ_v1.1, whole genome shotgun sequence encodes:
- the LOC110312257 gene encoding LOW QUALITY PROTEIN: splicing factor YJU2-like (The sequence of the model RefSeq protein was modified relative to this genomic sequence to represent the inferred CDS: inserted 1 base in 1 codon) has protein sequence MSERKVLNKYYPPDFDPSKIPKLKLPKDRQYVVRLMAPXNMRCKTCGEYIYKGKKFNTRKETVQNEAYLGLPIFRFYIKCTRCLAEITFKTDPENTCASSFFQLELLSSVEPFTLRTAGRAATVWRQNWDLKNGRGMLREMAAAVELHRKGSSYRTSKQRTVPTSRSATHRNTRLSELEFEIKLQRLTNELRELKRMSEAEKKAWPHVDFEAMLRQHRLSQEQWRQQQEEEDERETAALLEEAHHRRLPDEFDSEDEAPPSRLQAAARPKLTAILHKEPKTKRKAEALCSKAQLAGLVVPNKVKTEAKGGSEQVKVPAAGAPENRKAANPTPQTSGESYLSQLGVYRDSEHSDN, from the exons ATGTCCGAACGGAAAGTTTTAAACAAATACTACCCACCTGACTTTGACCCATCGAAGATCCCGAAACTCAAGCTACCCAAGGACCGGCAGTATGTGGTGCGGCTGATGGCCC TCAACATGAGGTGTAAGACTTGTGGAGAATACATCTACAAAGGGAAGAAGTTCAACACACGAAAGGAAACAGTCCAGAACGAGGCCTACCTGGGCCTGCCAATCTTCCGATTCTACATCAAGTGCACTCGCTGCTTGGCCGAGATCACCTTCAAGACGGACCCAGAGAACACGTGTG CTTCCTCTTTTTTTCAGCTCGAGCTGCTATCCTCAGTTGAACCTTTCACGTTGCGGACTGCTGGTCGGGCTGCAACAGTTTGGCGCCAGaactgggacctgaagaatggcagagggatgctaagagaaatGGCTGCTGctgtggagctccacaggaaaggATCTTCGTATCGGACATCGAAACAGCGGACAG TCCCCACTTCGAGAAGTGCTACTCATAGGAACACACGGCTAAGCGAGTTAGAGTTTGAGATTAAGCTTCAGAGGCTGACTAATGAGCTTCGAGAACTAAAAAGGAtgtcagaagcagagaaga AGGCTTGGCCACACGTGGACTTTGAAGCCATGCTGCGGCAACACCGCCTGTCTCAGGAGCAGTGGcgacagcagcaggaggaggaagatgagcgGGAGACAgctgccttgctggaggaggctcACCATCGAAGGCTTCCGGATGAATTCGACTCAGAGGATGAGGCTCCACCTTCCCGACTACAGGCAGCTGCAAGACCCAAACTCACAGCCATCCTCCACAAGGAACCAAAGaccaagaggaaggcagaggcccTGTGCAGCAAAGCACAGTTGGCAGGCTTGGTTGTACCAAACAAGGTAAAGACAGAAGCCAAAGGAGGCTCAGAGCAAGTCAAGGTGCCCGCCGCTGGTGCCCCCGAGAACAGGAAGGCAGCCAACCCTACACCCCAGACATCTGGTGAGTCCTACCTGAGCCAGCTGGGTGTATACAGGGATAGTGAGCACAGTGACAACTGA